A single genomic interval of Desulfobotulus pelophilus harbors:
- the gatB gene encoding Asp-tRNA(Asn)/Glu-tRNA(Gln) amidotransferase subunit GatB: MDFEPVIGLEVHVQLKTASKIFCNCSTAFGAAPNAHTCPVCLALPGSLPVLNRKAAELAVKAVLATHCTLNRESRFDRKNYFYPDLPKAYQISQFTMPIGEHGWLEIEMEGRPEKKRIGITRIHMEEDAGKSSHDPFRPASLVDLNRAGTPLIEVVSEPDLSSPAEAVAYLRQLHAIVRYLDVCDGNMEEGSFRCDANVSLRPKGETKLGTRTELKNLNSFRYIEKAISYEIKRQESILRSGGTITQETRLWDSVKNQSFAMRSKEEAHDYRYFPDPDLVPLVLDENWIQVIQKNLPELPEARKLRFINEMGLKPDDAATLTASRELADYFESCLTTSNNVRRCTSWVAVHLLGLLNAKGLSIDSTPISAEALGELLQLLEKGEINDKIAKEVLEEMAETQKTAQAIIHEKGLSQVSDTSELETMVLRVLEENPAEVEAYKGGKTKLMAFFMGKIMKASRGQANPKMVTELLQRMLQ; the protein is encoded by the coding sequence ATGGATTTTGAACCCGTCATCGGCCTTGAGGTGCATGTTCAGCTCAAAACCGCCAGCAAAATATTCTGCAACTGCTCCACGGCCTTTGGTGCGGCTCCCAATGCCCACACCTGCCCCGTATGTCTGGCCCTTCCCGGCAGCCTTCCCGTGCTCAACCGGAAAGCTGCCGAGCTAGCGGTAAAGGCTGTTCTGGCTACCCATTGCACTCTGAACCGGGAAAGCCGGTTTGACCGGAAAAATTATTTTTATCCGGACCTTCCTAAAGCCTACCAGATTTCCCAATTTACCATGCCCATAGGCGAACACGGCTGGCTGGAAATTGAGATGGAAGGCAGGCCGGAAAAAAAACGCATCGGCATTACCCGCATCCACATGGAAGAGGATGCGGGTAAATCCAGCCACGACCCCTTTCGCCCTGCCAGCCTTGTGGATCTGAACCGTGCGGGCACTCCCCTCATTGAAGTGGTCAGTGAACCGGACCTGTCATCCCCTGCCGAGGCTGTGGCCTATCTGCGCCAGCTTCACGCCATTGTCCGTTATCTGGATGTCTGCGACGGTAATATGGAAGAGGGCAGCTTCCGCTGTGATGCCAACGTATCCCTGCGCCCGAAGGGAGAAACAAAGCTTGGAACCCGCACGGAGCTGAAAAACCTGAACTCCTTCCGCTATATTGAAAAAGCCATTTCCTATGAAATCAAGCGACAGGAAAGCATCCTGCGCAGCGGGGGAACCATCACCCAGGAAACAAGACTCTGGGACAGTGTGAAAAATCAGAGCTTTGCCATGCGCAGCAAGGAAGAGGCCCATGATTACCGCTACTTCCCCGATCCTGACCTCGTACCCCTTGTACTGGATGAAAACTGGATTCAGGTAATTCAAAAAAACCTTCCTGAACTGCCGGAGGCCAGAAAACTCCGTTTCATAAACGAAATGGGCCTGAAACCCGATGATGCAGCCACCCTGACCGCTTCAAGGGAGCTTGCGGATTACTTTGAGTCCTGCCTGACAACAAGCAACAATGTACGACGCTGCACCAGCTGGGTGGCCGTTCATCTGCTGGGTCTTCTCAACGCAAAGGGTCTGTCCATTGACAGCACCCCCATATCGGCGGAAGCCCTGGGAGAACTGCTGCAGCTTCTGGAAAAGGGAGAGATCAACGACAAAATAGCCAAAGAAGTTTTGGAGGAAATGGCGGAAACCCAAAAGACGGCACAGGCTATCATCCATGAAAAAGGGCTTTCCCAGGTGTCCGACACATCGGAACTGGAAACCATGGTTCTCAGAGTGCTGGAGGAAAACCCTGCGGAGGTGGAAGCTTATAAGGGCGGCAAAACCAAGCTCATGGCCTTTTTCATGGGCAAGATCATGAAGGCCAGCCGGGGGCAGGCCAACCCGAAGATGGTAACGGAACTGCTTCAGCGCATGCTACAATAA
- a CDS encoding DUF2065 domain-containing protein yields MAFFLCVIGMVMIVEGIPYFAFPEKMKRMLAEMQKLPAARLRRFGFVLMMVGLALVYLGRGL; encoded by the coding sequence TTGGCTTTTTTTCTCTGTGTCATCGGTATGGTTATGATAGTGGAAGGTATTCCTTACTTTGCCTTTCCGGAAAAAATGAAGCGCATGCTGGCTGAAATGCAGAAGCTTCCTGCTGCAAGGCTCCGTCGCTTCGGATTTGTGCTCATGATGGTGGGATTGGCCCTGGTCTATCTGGGGCGGGGGCTGTAG
- the queA gene encoding tRNA preQ1(34) S-adenosylmethionine ribosyltransferase-isomerase QueA, producing the protein MFSLSDYAYHLPPELIADRPVPERDTSRLLVLDRRSGFLSHHFFTDVTSLFRAGDLLIVNDTRVIPARLHGTKISGGRVEILLLDYVGGCLHLEKNGFFQCSCLMKASKRPAQGSRILIGDRLQARVEELEADGSVILSFHSEAPMPQALLEAGSLPLPPYIERKEEDPEDALHYQTVYARKEGAVAAPTAGLHFTDRLLGHLRSMGVEVQPLTLHVGYGTFAPVRVDDIRSHRMHHERFEIGEETASAILKAKAEKRRVIAVGTTCVRTLEYAAAQEGGLKPGGGSCDLFIYPGFSFRVVDVMLTNFHLPETTLMMLVSAFGGYEHIQNAYKEAIAKRYRFFSYGDAMLMI; encoded by the coding sequence ATGTTCAGCCTTTCGGATTATGCTTATCATCTGCCTCCCGAACTGATAGCGGATCGTCCCGTTCCGGAAAGGGATACCTCCCGTCTTCTGGTGCTGGATCGCAGAAGTGGTTTTCTGTCTCATCATTTTTTTACGGATGTGACAAGTCTGTTTCGGGCTGGAGATCTTCTGATCGTTAATGATACCCGGGTGATACCTGCAAGACTCCATGGCACAAAGATAAGTGGCGGCAGGGTGGAGATTCTGCTTCTGGATTATGTGGGAGGATGTCTTCATCTGGAAAAGAATGGCTTTTTTCAGTGCTCCTGCCTGATGAAGGCATCCAAAAGACCGGCTCAGGGGAGCCGGATTCTGATCGGAGACCGCCTGCAGGCGAGGGTGGAGGAGTTGGAGGCGGATGGTTCTGTTATTTTGTCCTTTCATTCAGAGGCTCCCATGCCTCAGGCACTTCTGGAAGCAGGCAGCCTGCCCCTGCCTCCCTATATTGAACGGAAAGAGGAAGATCCGGAAGATGCCCTTCACTACCAGACCGTGTATGCGCGGAAGGAAGGGGCTGTGGCGGCACCAACGGCCGGTCTGCACTTTACGGATCGCCTTCTTGGGCATTTACGGTCTATGGGCGTGGAAGTACAGCCGCTGACCCTGCATGTGGGCTATGGCACCTTTGCCCCTGTCCGGGTGGACGATATCCGGAGTCACAGAATGCACCATGAGCGATTTGAGATCGGGGAAGAAACAGCGTCTGCCATTTTGAAGGCAAAGGCTGAAAAAAGAAGGGTGATTGCCGTGGGAACTACCTGCGTGCGTACCCTGGAGTATGCGGCCGCACAGGAAGGCGGGTTGAAGCCGGGTGGGGGATCCTGTGATCTGTTCATTTATCCCGGCTTTTCCTTCCGGGTTGTGGATGTCATGCTCACCAATTTTCATCTGCCGGAAACCACTCTCATGATGCTGGTATCCGCCTTCGGAGGCTATGAACATATTCAAAATGCCTACAAAGAAGCCATCGCAAAGAGGTATCGTTTTTTCAGTTATGGGGATGCCATGCTGATGATCTGA
- the tgt gene encoding tRNA guanosine(34) transglycosylase Tgt, whose amino-acid sequence MLTFELENRSSDSSARAGTIHTAHGAIETPIFMPVGTQGTVKGLTPEDLLACGSQIILGNTYHLYLRPGAELLSRFGGLHPFMHWEKPLLTDSGGFQVFSLAALSKITDEGYRFQSHIDGSAHLFTPESVVAMQEVIGSDIMMCLDQCIPYPAERSLAEKALERTTLWAQRCRKAWEEKAGQRNSLFGIVQGGMFTDLRKRSAEELVALDFPGYAIGGLSVGEPTELMYEMGAFTLPLLPDSRPRYIMGVGTPENLVELVSLGADMFDCVMPSRNARNGKLFTRYGDINIANSRFRMDEKPLDETCTCYTCRHYSRAYLRHLFKSRELLAYRLNTLHNIHYYLDLMRCMRAAILEDRFAAFRSHFMTERARGL is encoded by the coding sequence ATGCTAACCTTTGAACTGGAAAACCGCTCTTCAGACTCTTCGGCCAGAGCCGGGACAATTCATACGGCCCACGGAGCCATTGAAACGCCCATTTTCATGCCTGTGGGAACCCAGGGTACGGTCAAGGGGCTGACTCCGGAAGATCTGCTGGCCTGCGGGAGCCAGATTATTCTCGGGAATACCTACCATCTGTACCTGAGACCGGGTGCCGAGCTTCTTTCCCGTTTTGGCGGTTTGCACCCTTTTATGCACTGGGAGAAACCCTTGCTTACGGATTCGGGCGGATTTCAGGTTTTTTCCCTGGCGGCCCTTTCCAAAATCACGGATGAGGGGTATCGTTTTCAGTCTCACATAGACGGTTCCGCCCACCTGTTCACACCGGAATCCGTGGTTGCCATGCAGGAAGTCATCGGTTCGGATATCATGATGTGTCTGGATCAGTGTATTCCCTATCCTGCGGAGCGCAGTCTGGCGGAGAAGGCTCTGGAGCGGACCACCCTGTGGGCACAGCGCTGCCGGAAGGCATGGGAGGAGAAAGCGGGGCAGCGTAACAGTCTTTTTGGTATAGTGCAGGGAGGTATGTTCACGGATCTGAGAAAGCGATCTGCGGAAGAGCTTGTGGCCCTTGATTTCCCGGGATATGCCATAGGAGGCTTAAGTGTGGGGGAGCCCACGGAACTCATGTATGAAATGGGGGCGTTTACCTTGCCCCTGCTGCCGGACAGCAGGCCCCGTTATATCATGGGTGTTGGAACTCCTGAAAACCTTGTGGAACTGGTTTCGTTGGGTGCGGATATGTTCGATTGCGTGATGCCCAGCCGCAATGCAAGAAATGGTAAGCTTTTTACCCGCTATGGTGATATCAATATTGCCAACAGCCGTTTTCGTATGGATGAAAAACCTCTGGATGAAACCTGTACCTGCTATACCTGTCGGCATTACTCCAGGGCCTATCTCAGACATTTGTTCAAAAGCAGGGAGCTTCTGGCCTACCGGCTGAATACTTTGCACAATATTCATTATTATCTGGATCTGATGCGGTGCATGCGTGCGGCCATTCTTGAAGACAGGTTTGCCGCCTTTCGTAGCCATTTTATGACAGAACGGGCCCGGGGCCTTTAA
- a CDS encoding pyridoxal phosphate-dependent aminotransferase — MSITRKMEGFIEKSSWIRKMFEEGARLKGLYGAENVFDFSLGNPNVPPPEVFQKVLVSVAADNPEMIHGYMPNPGYPDVRARVAAQVSLEQGLEVSGDEILMTCGAAGGLNVIFKSILDAGDEVVVPSPYFVEYNFYADNHGASIRPVKTHGDFSLDLAAIEAAICERTRAVLINSPNNPTGQVYSRESLEALGRMLEEKSAVLGRTLYLVSDEPYRKIIYDGVEVPGLFTCYRNTMIATSYSKDLSLAGERIGYVALCPAADARDSLLAGMALANRILGFVNAPALMQRVVGELQGVTVDMGEYARKRSLLCEGLKEAGYEFTLPGGAFYLFPRTPIADDVAFVRILQEEKVLAVPGSGFGGPGHMRLSFCVSDATITGAMPGFRRAMEKAKDL; from the coding sequence ATGAGCATTACCAGAAAAATGGAAGGATTCATTGAAAAGTCATCCTGGATCCGTAAGATGTTTGAGGAGGGGGCCCGTCTGAAGGGATTGTACGGTGCGGAAAATGTTTTTGATTTCAGCCTTGGCAATCCCAATGTCCCGCCACCGGAGGTTTTCCAGAAAGTTCTGGTGTCCGTTGCCGCGGATAATCCGGAGATGATCCATGGCTATATGCCCAATCCGGGGTATCCTGATGTCCGTGCCAGAGTGGCAGCCCAGGTCAGTCTGGAGCAGGGTCTGGAGGTCAGTGGAGATGAAATTCTCATGACCTGCGGTGCAGCCGGTGGCCTGAATGTAATTTTTAAAAGCATTCTGGATGCAGGGGATGAGGTTGTGGTGCCCTCCCCCTATTTTGTGGAATACAATTTTTATGCGGATAATCATGGTGCCAGTATCCGGCCCGTTAAAACCCATGGGGATTTTTCCCTGGATCTGGCTGCCATTGAAGCGGCCATTTGTGAACGGACCCGTGCCGTTTTGATCAATTCACCCAACAACCCAACGGGGCAGGTGTATTCCAGAGAAAGTCTGGAAGCTCTGGGTCGCATGCTGGAAGAAAAAAGTGCTGTTCTGGGTCGTACGCTGTATCTGGTTTCCGATGAACCCTACAGGAAAATCATTTACGATGGTGTTGAGGTGCCGGGGCTTTTCACCTGTTACCGAAACACCATGATTGCCACATCCTATTCCAAGGATCTTTCCCTTGCAGGGGAGCGTATTGGTTATGTGGCCCTTTGTCCTGCCGCGGATGCACGGGATTCTCTTTTGGCAGGCATGGCCCTTGCCAACCGCATTCTTGGTTTTGTGAATGCTCCGGCCCTGATGCAGCGTGTGGTGGGTGAGTTGCAGGGCGTTACGGTGGATATGGGAGAATATGCAAGAAAACGCAGCCTCCTCTGTGAGGGGCTGAAAGAGGCAGGGTATGAGTTTACCCTTCCCGGAGGGGCCTTCTATCTTTTCCCCAGAACACCCATAGCCGATGACGTGGCCTTTGTACGTATCTTGCAGGAAGAAAAGGTACTGGCTGTTCCCGGTTCCGGTTTCGGCGGGCCGGGTCATATGCGCCTGAGCTTCTGTGTGTCGGATGCCACGATCACAGGAGCCATGCCCGGATTCAGAAGGGCCATGGAAAAGGCGAAGGATCTTTAA
- a CDS encoding thiamine ABC transporter substrate-binding protein encodes MGFYKIISVFLLACLTVFPARAAEPVLRVMSHDSFTMDAAQVRAFEEAHGVKVRFLKASGTGAALNQAILSRGKPMADVFYGVDNTFMGRALDADIFLPHASFHLKDVPDDLKLDPSFRLTPMAYGDICINYDRAWFAEKGLTPPSSLKDLLKPEYEGLLVVQNPATSSPGLGFLLATVDTFGEEGWSDFWRGLRKNGVRVVSSWKEGYWGHFTAASRGRYPLVVSYAASPAAEVHFAEKKPDKSPTAAITAEGTGFRQVEFAGILKGTKVPDLAALWLDWMLDIPVQEGIPLSMFMFPANEKARLPEVFQLHVTKLEGGTGLSAERMDAMREAWMDEWTRVVLR; translated from the coding sequence ATGGGGTTTTATAAAATCATATCTGTCTTTTTGCTGGCTTGTCTGACGGTTTTTCCTGCCCGGGCTGCTGAACCGGTGCTGCGGGTCATGAGCCACGACAGCTTTACGATGGATGCCGCTCAGGTAAGGGCCTTTGAAGAGGCCCACGGAGTAAAGGTGCGCTTTCTCAAGGCTTCTGGAACGGGTGCGGCCCTGAATCAGGCTATCCTGAGCAGGGGAAAACCCATGGCCGATGTTTTTTACGGTGTGGACAACACCTTTATGGGAAGGGCTCTGGATGCGGATATATTTTTGCCCCATGCATCATTCCATCTGAAAGATGTGCCTGATGATCTGAAGCTGGACCCTTCTTTCCGGCTGACGCCCATGGCCTATGGAGACATCTGTATCAATTATGACAGGGCATGGTTTGCGGAAAAAGGGCTTACGCCTCCATCCAGTCTGAAGGATCTCCTTAAGCCGGAATATGAGGGGCTGCTGGTGGTGCAGAATCCTGCCACATCTTCTCCGGGACTGGGCTTTCTGCTGGCAACGGTGGATACCTTCGGGGAAGAGGGCTGGTCCGATTTCTGGAGGGGCCTTCGTAAAAACGGTGTCCGGGTAGTTTCTTCCTGGAAGGAAGGCTACTGGGGTCATTTTACGGCGGCATCCAGAGGGCGTTATCCTCTGGTGGTGAGTTATGCGGCCAGCCCGGCGGCTGAAGTTCATTTTGCGGAGAAAAAGCCTGATAAAAGCCCCACTGCCGCCATTACGGCCGAAGGCACGGGCTTTCGGCAGGTGGAGTTTGCAGGTATTCTCAAAGGAACAAAGGTGCCGGATCTGGCGGCCCTGTGGCTGGACTGGATGCTGGATATTCCGGTGCAGGAAGGAATACCCCTTTCCATGTTCATGTTTCCAGCTAATGAGAAGGCCCGTCTTCCGGAAGTGTTTCAGCTTCATGTGACAAAACTGGAGGGAGGAACGGGGCTTTCCGCCGAACGTATGGATGCCATGCGGGAAGCCTGGATGGATGAGTGGACCCGGGTGGTGTTGCGGTGA
- a CDS encoding ABC transporter permease, with product MDPGGVAVRQAFRADVLLFLIPAVFLACFYFYPLLRMAGLGLSGIGSGDPGLVRFFGSGDFFRILGFTFWQALLSTLFTLVLALPGAWAWARCRFTGRRFFALLVSLPFVMPAVVVAAAFLSLMGPSGLLADATRSLERGPLYLEDSLFLVVLAHGFFNYAVVFRIVGGFWARLPESVLEAARMMGAGKVRCFFHIILPLLMPAILSASLLVFLFCFSSFGVILMLGGPAMGTLETEIYRRALHLFQLPVAALLATIQLVLNFGVIFCQSKLEERFRTALAFSGRTETKQSLPHGRAGTLVAMISGFFMALPLIAMVAASLRVGDVWSLGAYTELFRESGDGMFLISPSAAMGHSLLFALSSMVVALLTGLCAAIFITKARSRGRGVLESLFMMPLATSAVPLGLGFILALHWPLDLRGTPVLVIAAHSLVGFPFVMRVLLPALRSVPRNLKEAAMTLGASPSVTWRLVVFPLVLPAVGAAALFAFTVSLGEFGASMFAVRPELATLPVSIYRYLSQPGPLNYARAMAMGVWLMVMTAGSFWLLSRFMGFLTVRSRQGGA from the coding sequence GTGGACCCGGGTGGTGTTGCGGTGAGACAGGCCTTTCGGGCTGACGTGCTGCTCTTTCTGATTCCAGCAGTCTTTCTTGCCTGTTTTTATTTTTATCCGCTGTTGCGAATGGCTGGCCTTGGGTTGTCCGGTATCGGATCCGGAGATCCGGGACTTGTACGATTTTTTGGCAGTGGAGATTTTTTCAGAATTCTGGGATTCACCTTCTGGCAGGCTCTGCTTTCCACCCTGTTTACCCTTGTTCTGGCCTTGCCCGGAGCCTGGGCCTGGGCCCGGTGCCGCTTTACAGGGAGACGTTTTTTCGCCCTTCTTGTCAGCCTTCCTTTTGTGATGCCAGCTGTGGTGGTGGCTGCGGCCTTTCTTTCCCTTATGGGGCCTTCCGGTCTTCTTGCGGATGCCACCCGTTCTCTGGAAAGGGGGCCTTTATATCTGGAAGACTCTCTTTTTCTGGTTGTGCTGGCCCATGGCTTTTTTAACTATGCCGTGGTGTTCCGTATTGTTGGGGGGTTCTGGGCCAGATTACCGGAATCGGTGCTGGAAGCCGCCCGTATGATGGGGGCGGGTAAGGTCCGGTGCTTTTTTCATATCATCCTTCCCCTGCTTATGCCGGCCATTCTGTCTGCTTCCCTTCTGGTCTTTCTCTTCTGTTTTTCCAGTTTCGGGGTGATTCTCATGCTGGGCGGACCTGCCATGGGAACTTTGGAAACGGAAATATATCGAAGGGCCTTGCATCTTTTTCAGCTTCCGGTGGCGGCCCTTCTTGCCACCATACAGCTGGTGCTGAATTTTGGCGTGATTTTCTGTCAGTCGAAGCTGGAAGAACGGTTCCGAACCGCACTGGCCTTTTCCGGGAGGACTGAAACGAAACAATCTCTGCCCCATGGCAGGGCTGGCACACTGGTGGCAATGATTTCGGGTTTTTTTATGGCCCTGCCTCTTATAGCCATGGTGGCAGCCTCCCTGCGGGTGGGAGATGTCTGGTCACTGGGGGCCTATACGGAACTTTTCCGGGAATCCGGGGACGGTATGTTTCTGATATCACCGTCTGCTGCCATGGGGCATTCACTGCTCTTTGCCCTTTCCTCCATGGTTGTGGCGCTTCTGACAGGGCTGTGTGCGGCTATTTTTATCACAAAAGCCCGATCCCGCGGGCGGGGTGTGCTGGAGTCCCTTTTCATGATGCCCCTTGCCACATCGGCAGTGCCCCTGGGGCTGGGCTTCATCCTGGCTCTGCACTGGCCTCTGGATCTGCGGGGCACTCCTGTTCTGGTCATTGCGGCGCATAGCCTGGTGGGGTTTCCCTTTGTGATGCGGGTGCTGCTGCCCGCTCTGCGCAGTGTACCCCGGAATCTCAAGGAAGCGGCCATGACCCTGGGGGCTTCTCCTTCTGTAACCTGGCGTCTTGTGGTGTTCCCTCTGGTGCTTCCTGCGGTGGGAGCGGCAGCCCTTTTTGCCTTTACGGTGAGTCTGGGGGAGTTCGGTGCCAGCATGTTTGCCGTGCGTCCCGAACTGGCAACCCTTCCGGTGAGCATCTATCGTTACCTTTCTCAGCCCGGTCCCCTGAATTATGCCAGAGCCATGGCCATGGGGGTCTGGCTGATGGTCATGACCGCAGGCAGTTTCTGGCTGTTGTCCCGTTTCATGGGTTTTTTGACAGTACGAAGCAGGCAGGGTGGTGCATGA
- a CDS encoding ABC transporter ATP-binding protein — protein MNAFLQVEHIEKWHDCFKTLDGVSLSLQKGEILTLLGPSGGGKTTLLRILAGLEYPDGGDLCLDGEDLLPVAPHERGIGLVFQDAALFPHLNVEANVAFGLRMAGVRKRDRRQRVRDMLALVGLSGMEGRRVDGLSGGERQRVALARSLAPAPKLLLLDEPLGALDRNLRERLARDLRSILKQQALTAVFVTHDQEEAFSLGDRVAVLLDGRLKAMDTPEGLSANPCSLAVARFLGETNVFTPETLPDKFRKLAGGYCGKGGVLIRPEGIGLGPCPEKRKPQEEKRGGRDFHVQAVVKERRFFGTFFRVDLELADGLCLTARMPLSLPPPHVGVPVGLHFAPGTFVALSEA, from the coding sequence ATGAACGCGTTTTTGCAAGTTGAGCACATTGAAAAATGGCATGATTGTTTCAAAACACTGGATGGTGTATCCCTTTCGCTTCAAAAGGGGGAAATCCTGACCCTGCTGGGTCCTTCCGGGGGAGGAAAAACCACCCTGTTGCGTATTCTGGCCGGGCTTGAGTATCCGGACGGGGGAGATCTCTGTCTGGATGGAGAGGATCTCTTACCCGTTGCCCCCCATGAAAGGGGAATCGGCCTTGTTTTTCAGGATGCCGCTCTGTTTCCCCACCTGAATGTGGAGGCCAATGTGGCTTTTGGCCTGCGCATGGCAGGAGTACGAAAAAGGGACCGCAGGCAGAGGGTGAGAGACATGCTGGCGTTAGTGGGGCTTTCCGGAATGGAGGGGCGCAGGGTGGATGGCCTTTCCGGTGGAGAGCGTCAGCGGGTGGCTTTGGCCCGCAGTCTGGCACCAGCACCGAAACTGCTGCTTCTGGATGAACCTTTGGGAGCTCTGGACAGAAATCTGAGGGAGCGGTTGGCCCGTGATCTGCGAAGTATTCTGAAACAGCAGGCATTGACGGCTGTTTTTGTTACCCATGATCAGGAAGAGGCCTTTTCCCTTGGCGATCGTGTGGCCGTTCTTCTGGATGGACGCCTGAAGGCCATGGATACACCGGAAGGGCTGTCGGCTAACCCCTGTTCCCTGGCAGTGGCCCGTTTTCTGGGGGAGACCAATGTGTTTACACCGGAAACGCTGCCGGATAAATTTCGGAAGCTGGCAGGAGGCTATTGCGGAAAGGGCGGGGTGCTGATTCGTCCGGAAGGCATTGGGCTGGGTCCCTGTCCGGAAAAAAGGAAACCGCAGGAAGAAAAGAGAGGTGGCAGGGATTTTCATGTGCAGGCTGTTGTGAAGGAACGCCGGTTTTTTGGCACTTTTTTCCGTGTGGATCTGGAGCTGGCGGATGGTCTCTGCCTCACGGCCCGCATGCCCCTTTCCTTGCCACCGCCCCATGTCGGGGTCCCGGTGGGGTTGCATTTTGCTCCCGGTACATTTGTTGCATTGAGTGAGGCGTAG
- a CDS encoding manganese efflux pump MntP: MYPVPILIIAIILAMDAFVLSMAQGLRTAVPGWSRIVPFACFLGLFQGAMLITGWFSGLLAGLWFAGWYPWLASVILLAVGFSRIRCGWKQRGRTFPKDSPCCRLSFMTLALVLSLDAFAVGLGQGLTPSPMILLVILVTLVTAVMVGAGMILGRLMGDVIWMRSVSECAGGMLILALAVRSMPYFPV; the protein is encoded by the coding sequence ATGTATCCGGTTCCCATACTTATCATAGCCATCATTCTTGCCATGGACGCCTTTGTTCTCTCCATGGCCCAGGGTTTGCGCACAGCCGTACCCGGCTGGAGCCGGATAGTGCCCTTTGCCTGTTTTCTCGGTCTGTTTCAGGGTGCCATGCTGATAACAGGCTGGTTTTCGGGCCTGCTTGCGGGTTTGTGGTTTGCCGGGTGGTACCCCTGGCTGGCCTCTGTCATTCTTCTTGCCGTGGGCTTCAGCCGTATCCGTTGCGGTTGGAAGCAAAGGGGGCGGACTTTCCCAAAGGACTCGCCCTGCTGTCGTCTTTCATTTATGACATTGGCGCTTGTTCTGTCACTGGATGCCTTTGCCGTTGGACTGGGACAGGGCCTCACGCCTTCGCCTATGATTCTTCTTGTGATTCTTGTCACGCTGGTTACGGCGGTCATGGTGGGAGCGGGTATGATTCTGGGCCGTCTGATGGGTGATGTGATCTGGATGCGCAGTGTTTCCGAATGTGCCGGAGGCATGCTGATTCTCGCCCTTGCCGTTCGCTCCATGCCTTATTTTCCGGTGTAG
- a CDS encoding manganese efflux pump MntP — MTFFHLLAISFALAVDAFAVALAAGIRMPRLGSKDVLRLAWHFGFFQAGMAGLGWSFGLGLREWVQPWDHWLAFGLLLLVGLNMIRCGLSGEEEVGDMVDPTRGLSLVLLSVATSIDALAVGFSFSVLEVAALFPLLVIGSVAFLMTALGMYWGHRMAKSFGIGAWAEVLGGLVLMGIGLRILHEHTDLTQKIMQFFS; from the coding sequence ATGACTTTTTTTCATCTGCTGGCCATTTCCTTTGCCCTTGCGGTGGATGCCTTTGCTGTGGCTTTGGCTGCCGGCATCCGTATGCCCCGGCTGGGGAGCAAGGATGTTTTGCGTCTTGCCTGGCATTTTGGTTTTTTTCAGGCAGGAATGGCAGGTTTGGGATGGAGTTTCGGGCTTGGACTCAGGGAATGGGTACAGCCCTGGGATCACTGGCTGGCCTTCGGTCTCCTTCTTCTTGTGGGCCTGAATATGATTCGCTGTGGTCTGTCCGGAGAAGAGGAGGTGGGGGATATGGTGGATCCCACCCGGGGACTCAGTCTGGTACTTCTCTCTGTGGCTACCAGCATAGACGCCCTTGCCGTGGGTTTTTCCTTTTCTGTTCTGGAAGTGGCAGCCCTGTTTCCCCTGCTGGTTATCGGTTCGGTGGCTTTTTTGATGACAGCACTGGGTATGTACTGGGGGCATCGTATGGCAAAGAGTTTTGGCATTGGTGCCTGGGCGGAAGTGTTGGGCGGGCTTGTGCTGATGGGGATAGGGCTGCGTATTCTGCATGAGCATACGGATCTTACGCAGAAGATTATGCAGTTTTTTTCGTGA